The Primulina eburnea isolate SZY01 chromosome 8, ASM2296580v1, whole genome shotgun sequence genome contains a region encoding:
- the LOC140838095 gene encoding non-structural maintenance of chromosomes element 4 homolog A-like, with amino-acid sequence MCAMEVKLNMEELTQEEDILSKSRSTIRSYYREIENRINEEKDEIAHVYSDKFMVIMNEVETIHQHVSKPREQVADAETLLGLTSSLVPQLRCILASGGVTPAEFLSCLIREFGRRKSIKGIAGAEPIILWKNIGDLVSSIFMNGHSCMTMIGPMKNELKQRKLTVRAKRSRTKGKSRPEELEKVAEVITDTDRNMLTMFDLLKKEKKTKVENLMFNQNSFAQTVENLFALSFLVKDGRVHIDVDENGSQIAMPRNGPSAEDIENGVVTSHQFIFRFDFDDWKLMRSHVPEGKELMPHRDAVFGEAKQEPNCKGFSQVDLISNDSQPIYTPPVKKFSRIFGRFVQLSELTEVGFASCKRKRSQM; translated from the exons ATGTGTGCTATGGAAGTGAAGTTAAATATGGAGGAGTTGACTCAGGAGGAAGATATTCTATCAAAGAGCAGAAGTACTATTCGTTCCTATTACCGTGAAATAGAGAACCGCATCAATG AAGAAAAAGACGAAATAGCACATGTTTATTCGGATAAGTTTATGGTCATCATGAACGAAGTGGAAACCATTCATCAACATG TCAGCAAGCCGAGGGAGCAAGTTGCAGACGCAGAGACTTTGCTAGGCCTGACAAGCTCTTTGGTGCCTCAGTTAAGATGCATACTAGCCAGTGGAGGCGTTACCCCTGCTGAATTTTTATCCTGTTTGATAAGAGAATTTGGGCGGCGAAAAAGTATCAAGGGAATTGCAGGAGCTGAACCAATAATTTTGTGGAAGAACATTGGTGATCTTGTTTCATCCATTTTCATGAATGGACATAGTTGCATGACAAT GATTGGACCTATGAAAAATGAGCTTAAGCAACGGAAGTTGACTGTTCGTGCAAAACGTTCAAGAACAAAAGGGAAATCTCGACCAGAAGAG CTCGAAAAAGTTGCTGAAGTGATCACGGACACTGACAGAAACATGCTCACAATGTTTGATTTGTTAAAGAAGGAGAAGAAAACTAAAGTGGAAAATCTGATGTTCAACCAAAATTCTTTTGCTCAGACAGTTGAGAATTTATTTGCACTGTCTTTCTTGGTTAAAGATGGAAGAGTACACATAGATGTAGATGAAAATGGATCTCAAATAGCAA TGCCTAGAAATGGTCCTTCTGCAGAAGACATCGAGAATGGAGTCGTTACTAGCCACCAATTCATTTTCAGATTTgactttgatgattggaag TTAATGAGGAGTCATGTGCCGGAGGGGAAGGAGCTGATGCCACACAGAGATGCAGTCTTTGGTGAAGCAAAACAAGAACCAAATTGTAAAGGTTTTAGCCAAGTGGATTTGATTTCTAACGACTCTCAACCGATATACACGCCACCAGTCAAGAAGTTTTCCCGAATCTTTGGCCGCTTTGTGCAATTATCTGAGTTGACTGAAGTTGGTTTTGCCTCTTGCAAGCGTAAAAGAAGCCAAATGTGA